A DNA window from Gopherus evgoodei ecotype Sinaloan lineage chromosome 22, rGopEvg1_v1.p, whole genome shotgun sequence contains the following coding sequences:
- the ACTL9 gene encoding actin-like protein 9 — protein MNPQSGSLGTRSLSLRSGAHSPDQYLKAKGAAEESRFTREWSSSPVKDRPVVKKTGAVVIETGTGTCKAGFAGQQKPKSIVGTLVGHLSERSIKSGGTGPDTFVGERARLQPNVEIIFPVRNGIIIDWEAAEVLWRHMFYHDLKVPPEEHALLMSEPPLSPTTNREKMVEVVFESLNSPGMYIAYHSVLSVYAHGKISGLVVDTGYAVTHTVPVLEGYNLPHAIQRMDIAGSHLTSFLLQLLRDTGHAFNKRMMHIVEDIKHKFCYVAADFESECNLPKKEYMVDFQLPDGQIISLGKERFQCPERLFNPPNMPGVSLVGIHGMAQRSLKKVPKEARRDMHQNILLCGGSSLFEGLEKRFSSELLQKVPANTKLRVSSIPLRNYAAWTGGSILASLKNFQSCWIRKEKYQEHGPYIVHRKCY, from the coding sequence ATGAATCCACAATCAGGCAGTCTAGGGACAAGGAGCCTCTCTCTAAGATCTGGGGCCCATTCTCCAGATCAGTACCTCAAGGCTAAAGGAGCAGCAGAAGAAAGCCGGTTCACTAGAGAGTGGTCTAGTTCCCCCGTGAAAGACCGCCCTGTTGTGAAGAAGACAGGAGCCGTTGTGATAGAAACGGGTACTGGGACCTGTAAAGCAGGGTTTGCTGGGCAGCAGAAACCCAAATCCATTGTTGGTACTTTGGTCGGCCATCTTTCGGAGAGGTCAATAAAGTCTGGAGGGACAGGACCAGACACTTTTGTTGGAGAGAGAGCCCGATTGCAACCCAATGTGGAGATCATTTTTCCTGTGAGGAATGGCATCATCATCGATTGGGAGGCAGCAGAAGTCCTCTGGAGACACATGTTCTATCATGACCTTAAGGTTCCTCCAGAAGAGCATGCTCTATTGATGTCAGAGCCACCCCTCAGCCCTACCACCAACAGAGAGAAGATGGTGGAAGTGGTGTTTGAATCTCTGAACTCTCCTGGCATGTACATTGCTTATCACTCTGTCTTGTCAGTATACGCCCATGGGAAAATCAGTGGCTTGGTGGTAGATACGGGTTACGCAGTGACCCACACTGTACCGGTCCTTGAAGGGTACAACTTGCCACATGCCATTCAGAGAATGGATATTGCCGGATCTCACTTAACTTCCTTTCTGCTACAGCTTCTCAGGGACACTGGGCATGCGTTTAATAAGAGGATGATGCATATTGTGGAAGACATCAAGCATAAGTTCTGCTACGTCGCTGCTGACTTTGAAAGCGAGTGCAATCTTCCCAAGAAGGAATACATGGTAGATTTCCAGCTGCCAGATGGCCAGATCATCAGCCTAGGGAAAGAGCGATTCCAGTGCCCAGAGAGATTATTCAACCCCCCCAATATGCCGGGTGTTTCCCTTGTGGGCATCCATGGCATGGCCCAGAGAAGCTTAAAGAAAGTCCCCAAAGAAGCCAGGAGAGACATGCACCAAAATATACTTCTCTGTGGAGGTTCCTCTCTCTTTGAGGGGCTGGAGAAGAGGTTTTCCAGTGAGCTCCTTCAGAAAGTGCCAGCTAACACCAAGCTGAGAGTTTCCTCCATCCCGCTGAGGAATTATGCTGCTTGGACTGGAGGCTCCATCCTGGCTTCCTTGAAGAACTTCCAGTCGTGTTGGATTCGAAAGGAGAAGTACCAAGAGCATGGGCCATACATTGTCCATCGGAAGTGCTACTGA